The Camelina sativa cultivar DH55 chromosome 14, Cs, whole genome shotgun sequence genome includes a window with the following:
- the LOC104740926 gene encoding mediator of RNA polymerase II transcription subunit 31-like, giving the protein MRKKIRFTVSPEEIDDDTSEIPSPPKKTYKDPDGGRQQFLLELEFIQCLANPTYIHYLAQNQYFEDEAFIEYLNYLQYWQRPEYIKFIIYIWRG; this is encoded by the exons ATGCGCAAGAAAATAAg GTTCACTGTTTCTCCcgaggagattgatgatgatacATCAGAGATTCCATCCCC GCCAAAGAAAACTTACAAGGATCCCGACGGTGGAAGGCAACAGTTCTTACTGGAACTTGAATTCATTCAATGTCTCGCCAATCCTACTTACATCCACT ACCTGGCACAGAATCAGTATTTTGAAGATGAAGCATTTATTGAATACTTGAACTATCTTCAATATTGGCAGCGACCAGAGTACATCAAGTTCATAAT ATACATATGGAGAGGATAA
- the LOC104740924 gene encoding uncharacterized protein LOC104740924, with protein MIRGGGKSSGYSADLMVCFPSRTHLSLPSKSISSPSNSFNRRQNAPHHRRSLSKLSTSGVRQNRGGGREIAEEPTSPKVTCAGQIKVRPSKGGNGGSKNWQSLMAEMEKIHRSKSESKFFGIKKDVLGFLTCLRDLSFDFRCFGAFPPVDVISDDDEEEEEEEEDEEDESSGTVFSKWFMVLHEKQNNEECVDEKENAFSDVETAVPPPNALLLMRCRSAPVKNWLEEKEAETEEGGNTEKQSGEKEEENDTVRKKKDLRSLMEEETKKMNLVVMDYDTNYYKLSADIAKETWVVGGIQDPLFRSRSWKK; from the coding sequence atgatCAGAGGAGGAGGAAAGTCTTCAGGTTACTCAGCAGATTTAATGGTTTGTTTCCCTTCAAGAACACATTTGTCTTTACCTTCCAAATCCATTTCTAGCCCTTCTAATTCCTTTAACCGCCGTCAAAATGCTCCACACCACCGCCGTAGCCTCAGTAAGCTCTCAACCAGTGGAGTCCGTCAGAATCGCGGTGGAGGAAGGGAGATAGCAGAAGAACCTACGTCTCCGAAAGTCACGTGTGCTGGTCAGATCAAAGTGCGGCCGAGCAAAGGCGGCAACGGTGGGAGCAAGAACTGGCAGTCTTTGATGGCGGAGATGGAGAAGATACATAGAAGCAAGTCGGAGAGTAAGTTCTTTGGGATCAAGAAAGATGTCTTGGGCTTCTTGACTTGTCTCCGTGATCTCAGCTTTGATTTCCGGTGTTTCGGTGCGTTTCCTCCTGTGGATGTGAtctcagatgatgatgaagaagaagaggaagaggaagaggacgaagaagatgaaagctCGGGGACAGTTTTCTCGAAATGGTTTATGGTTCTACACGAGAAGCAGAACAATGAAGAGTGTGTTGACGAAAAGGAAAACGCGTTTTCTGATGTTGAAACTGCGGTTCCGCCGCCAAACGCGTTGTTGCTGATGCGGTGTAGATCTGCGCCGGTTAAGAATTGGTTAGAGGAGAAGGaagcagaaacagaggaaggtggCAACACTGAAAAACAGAgcggagaaaaagaagaagagaatgatacagtgagaaagaagaaggatttgagatcattgatggaggaagagacgaagaagatgaatttgGTAGTGATGGATTACGACACAAACTATTACAAACTCTCTGCAGACATCGCCAAAGAAACTTGGGTTGTCGGTGGAATTCAAGATCCTCTGTTTCGTAGTCGAAGCTGGAAGAAGTGA
- the LOC104740923 gene encoding F-box protein At1g22220-like: protein MDVFDGLPDPIIVDILNKVGDVRTILRCSSLSKRFNSLVPQSESLILRLDHSESDSPNIFRSLFNSFHGLLSLFSKPAKPIPTTALSPSHPSKILSRFDKIRSLDVELPRGDVKLDKGAAVKWKAEFGKTLKSCVVVTFRSAATVSPPVVVDGESDAEFVNGLKTRVVCTINSLMAASTRHYLMSEVVKEHEAMESLVIRDVEGEGMVVMDAEGLREFRSARGEYEEGRVVRNRRSVVPSVKMSMRHAPSVKLKSSGVCLESATLVIVRPSGVEYDVGDDAELATEAFAGNCMYGEAVVALLKCKKTALEMNSF, encoded by the coding sequence ATGGACGTTTTTGATGGCCTTCCCGATCCGATCATCGTCGACATCTTGAACAAAGTTGGTGACGTTAGAACCATACTTCGTTGCAGCTCCCTCTCCAAACGTTTCAACTCGCTTGTACCTCAGTCCGAGTCACTCATCCTCCGACTTGACCACTCCGAGTCCGATTCACCCAACATTTTCCGATCTTTATTCAACTCCTTTCAtggtctcctctctcttttctctaaaCCGGCCAAACCGATCCCAACCACGGCTCTATCTCCGAGTCACCCTTCCAAGATTCTCTCACGTTTCGACAAGATCCGGAGTTTGGACGTCGAGCTTCCACGTGGCGATGTAAAACTCGACAAAGGCGCTGCCGTTAAGTGGAAAGCCGAGTTTGGGAAAACTCTCAAGAGCTGCGTCGTCGTTACCTTCCGTTCCGCCGCAACCGTGTCTCCTCCCGTCGTCGTCGACGGTGAGTCGGACGCCGAGTTCGTGAATGGACTGAAGACGCGCGTCGTGTGTACGATAAACTCCTTGATGGCTGCGTCGACCCGTCATTACTTGATGAGCGAAGTCGTGAAGGAGCATGAGGCGATGGAGAGTTTGGTTATACGTGACGTAGAAGGAGAAGGGATGGTGGTGATGGACGCTGAAGGGCTTAGAGAGTTCAGATCGGCGCGTGGGGAATACGAGGAGGGGCGCGTGGTGAGAAACCGGAGGAGTGTGGTACCGAGCGTGAAGATGAGTATGAGACACGCGCCGTCGGTTAAGCTTAAGAGTAGTGGCGTATGTTTAGAATCCGCGACCCTCGTGATCGTACGGCCAAGCGGAGTAGAATACGACGTCGGAGATGATGCTGAGCTGGCGACGGAAGCTTTCGCCGGAAACTGTATGTACGGTGAAGCGGTCGTCGCTTTGTTAAAGTGTAAGAAGACGGCTTTAGAGATGAattcattttaa
- the LOC104740929 gene encoding uncharacterized protein LOC104740929, whose product MFSLHDGTLCSKKRDLTKVYGEPFHGSFKRSKQEDQAQEKLEKNSTTLFFQRSKSESSILIKPDVQLHLEAKTKSETYEDHRTELDLDLNLSSSSSSTVKTITKKDDGSKGGTLNMTPGKKGISCDLGLSRSPSWLAFEGDDDNQNKQEMVTTVCMKCHMLVMLCKSTLVCPNCKFTHTDDHNSTKQFKTLNLFKLLC is encoded by the exons ATGTTTTCTCTACATGATGGAACTCTCTGTTCTAAAAAGAGGGATCTGACGAAAGTCTATGGGGAACCGTTTCATGGTTCCTTCAAACGGAGCAAACAAGAAGATCAAGCACAAGAAAAACTTGAGAAGAACAGTACTACTCTGTTCTTTCAAAGATCAAAGTCAGAGAGCTCCATATTGATAAAGCCAGATGTTCAGCTTCACCTAGAGGCTAAG ACCAAATCAGAGACATATGAAGATCACAGGACAGAGCTGGATCTTGATCTGAACCTATCTTCGTCATCAAGTTCTACCGTGAAAACAATCACGAAGAAAGATGATGGTTCTAAAGGTGGAACTTTGAACATGACCCCAGGGAAGAAGGGGATATCATGTGATCTAGGACTAAGCCGATCTCCGTCTTGGTTAGCGtttgaaggtgatgatgataacCAGAATAAGCAAGAGATGGTGACAACAGTGTGTATGAAGTGTCACATGCTGGTTATGCTATGTAAATCAACTCTCGTGTGTCCCAACTGCAAGTTCACGCACACTGATGATCATAATTCCACTAAACAGTTTAAgactttaaatttgtttaagCTCTTATGCTAG